One region of Vairimorpha necatrix chromosome 10, complete sequence genomic DNA includes:
- a CDS encoding ribosomal protein uL3, with amino-acid sequence MSCRKFNAPRHGSLAFCPRKRSKTIRPPIRAFPKDDPSSKIHLTGFIGYKAGMTHVVRTKTVQTKNKQSLKEILDAVTIVETPANVIYGVTGYEQTGRGLKRVATVFSNHIDQGVLRRRYGLKWEEISGKLSGLSIEDTETKISEIKKRSCVIRVLVHSQPSKIPVLNLKKSHTAEIQVNGGSIEEKVDWALEHFEKEFNVQDIFGVDENLDVIGVTKGKGFTGVIKRFGVTKQPRKSRKGIRKVACIGAWHPSRVMTTVARAGGKGFHRRTEINKKVYMIGHGNEKIKTEYDLTEKFITPMGGFPHYGQIKNEFIMLKGAIVGPSKRVVTLRKSLLKNQKKNEDLVIKFVDTSSKIGNGRFQTTEEKRAFYGIKKSEVVNSTD; translated from the coding sequence ATGAGTtgtagaaaatttaatgcACCAAGACATGGTTCTCTAGCCTTCTGCCCAAGGAAGAGGTCTAAGACTATTAGACCACCAATCAGAGCATTCCCCAAGGATGATCCCAGTTCTAAAATCCATCTTACTGGGTTTATAGGATACAAAGCCGGGATGACTCATGTGGTCAGGACCAAGACAGTTCAGACTAAGAACAAGCAGTCTCTTAAGGAGATATTAGACGCAGTGACTATTGTCGAGACTCCTGCTAATGTGATCTACGGAGTGACAGGATATGAGCAGACAGGTAGAGGTTTAAAGAGAGTAGCCACTGTCTTCTCTAATCATATTGACCAAGGAGTCTTAAGAAGAAGATACGGCTTGAAATGGGAAGAAATATCTGGGAAGTTAAGTGGCCTCAGTATCGAAGATACTGAGACAAAGATATCagaaataaagaagagATCTTGTGTCATAAGAGTCTTAGTCCATTCTCAGCCTAGTAAGATCCCAGTTTTGAATCTTAAGAAATCCCATACTGCTGAGATACAAGTAAATGGCGGATCTATAGAAGAGAAAGTAGACTGGGCACTAGAACACTTTGAGAAGGAGTTTAATGTACAAGACATTTTCGGAGTAGATGAAAACTTAGATGTTATTGGAGTCACTAAGGGTAAAGGGTTTACAGGAGTAATAAAGAGATTTGGAGTTACTAAACAACCCAGGAAATCAAGGAAGGGTATCAGGAAAGTCGCCTGTATTGGAGCATGGCATCCCAGTCGAGTCATGACTACAGTAGCCAGAGCAGGAGGAAAGGGCTTCCATAGGAGAACAgagataaataaaaaggtCTACATGATAGGACACGGGAATGAGAAGATTAAAACTGAGTACGACTTAACagagaaatttataactcCAATGGGGGGTTTCCCTCATTACGGTCAAATCAAGAATGAATTTATTATGCTAAAAGGGGCTATAGTTGGGCCAAGTAAAAGGGTAGTGACTTTAAGGAAAAGTTTACTGAAGAATCAGAAGAAGAATGAAGATTTAGTGATCAAATTCGTAGATACTAGTAGTAAGATAGGAAATGGAAGATTCCAGACTACAGAAGAGAAGAGAGCCTTCTAtggtataaaaaaatcagagGTAGTCAATTCGAcagattaa
- a CDS encoding T-snare coiled-coil -like proteiny domain-containing protein → MNRYNEYLNFLRSSNNISSHNTISYKTLFYDTLRDEIMKINKNITNTLNYKSILSLEKSLSQVTENTHQTLEVIDLEGNPDEVVHYEGIKQIIKELIIKTKQKLEKEKRKKTSYKIELEPIKHITSNNVSNLDLQVEKNEIMGDQVERFSVTRQRLLEIESIQENISEQLILQDENIDDVIEKTKDIYETVKNNKKYFEREEGGGRFMTRFLTILYLCLTFILIFLHFYYIK, encoded by the coding sequence ATGAATAGATataatgaatatttaaatttcttaagaTCTTCTAATAATATATCTTCTCATAATACCATCTCCTACAAGACACTCTTCTATGACACACTCAGAGATGAAATCATGAAGATTAATAAGAATATCACTAATACTCTAAATTACAAGTCCATCTTGTCTTTAGAGAAGAGTCTGAGTCAAGTCACAGAAAATACCCACCAGACACTAGAAGTCATAGATTTAGAAGGTAATCCCGACGAAGTAGTCCACTACGAAGGAATAAAGCAGATTATTAAggaattaataattaaaactaAGCAGAAATTagagaaagaaaaaagaaagaagaCATCTTACAAAATAGAACTTGAACCAATTAAACACATTACGTCTAATAATGTATCAAATTTAGATTTACAAGTAGAGAAGAATGAAATTATGGGAGATCAAGTAGAAAGATTTAGTGTCACTAGACAGAGACTCTTAGAGATAGAAAGTATACAGGAAAATATATCAGAGCAGCTTATTCTCCAGGATGAGAATATAGATGACGTCATAGAGAAGACTAAGGATATTTATGAGACAGTGAAGAATAATAAGAAGTATTTTGAGAGAGAAGAAGGAGGAGGAAGATTCATGACAAGATTCcttacaattttatatttgtgtTTAACTTTTATCTTAATATTTCtccatttttattacatcaaataa